From the Planctomycetota bacterium genome, the window ATAGGCTTTCGCCCCGCCGAGCCCGCGAAGATGACGTCCACCATCTCCTGCCCGCGCAGGCTCTTGCTGCTCCGCTCTCCCAGCACCCACTTGATCGCGTCGACGACGTTGCTCTTCCCGCACCCGTTGGGGCCAACGATGCCGGTGACGGCGTCGTCGAACGTGAACTCCGTCACGTCCGCGAAGCTCTTGAAGCCGCTCAGGGTGAGTTTCCGCAGTCGCATCCGCAACCTCCGTGTCGCGTGCACGCGCTCACGCGCGTCCGGCCCGCGGGGTGCGTCGACGCTCCCCGCCCCCGGCGTCCGTGCCGGCGTCTCTCACGATATCGACTTTCGCGCGCGGGCGGAACCCCTTCCCGCCGACAAGCGCCAGATCTCATCACTTTTTCGCGGGGGGCACGATCGGCACGATCCGGGGCGGAGGCTCCGACCCGGGCACCTCCGTCCGCACCGCCGTCGGCGACTCGTGCAGCACGATCGGCTCGTCCCCCGGGCGGTCCGGGCGCTCGAGCATGTCCTGCGACGTGGACGCCGCGAGCAGGTCGGCCTTCAGCTTGTCCGCCTGCGTCGCGAACGCGGCTCGGACCCCGCCCTTGGCCGACATCGCGGCCAGCGCGCCGACGACGTCGCTGTACGTCATGCCCAGCCCGGGCGTGCCGCTGAGGTCTCGGGGCGACGTCGCGAGGAACTGCACCAGCGACACGATGTCCGCCGGCGTCTCGCCCGTCCGCACGCTCACCCCGTCCGACCCCACGTAGCGCACCCGCACCGAGGTCGCCCCGGGCTCGGCCGTGATGAGCAGCCGGTCGTCCGACGCCGACACCAGCGAAGGCCGCAGGATCGCGCGGTCCTCGCCGAACACCACGATCCGCGGGAAGCCCACCTGCGTGACGTACACGAGCGGCTCGCCGAAGGGCACGATGTCCAGGATGAAGCTCTCGCCCACGATCTCCCGCCGGATGCCCTGCACGTTCCGTCGCGCCCACCGCGCCCGCCCCAGCACTTCCAGGCGCGTCGGCGAGATCCGCGGGGCGTCGGGGTTGCTCTCGAGCAACGCCGCCAGGCGCGCCGTCTGCTCGCGCGATGCACGCTCGACCAACGCCTCGTACGCCGCCACCCGAACCTCGAGCGCAGGCTCTGACAGCAGGTCGCGCAGCGCCATGTCCACCCGCGGCCCGCCGTCCAACTCCCCCAGCAGTTCGATCGCGCGCGTCCGTACCCGCCCCGTGCCCGTCCGCGCGATGTCACGCAGCGGCTCGGACGCCAGCGAATCGTTCAGCCGCGCCCCGGCCCGCAGACCAGCCATCCGCGGCGCCAGGTCCGGGTGCTCGTACAACTGCCGCACAAACGGCAGCCCGCGGCTGCCGATCGCCTCCAGGCACCACGACACCTCTTCCGCCAGCGCCGGCTCGGCCTGCACGCCCTGCACCAGCCGCCTCGCCTGCTCCTCCGGGAAGCTCCCGTCGATCGGCAGGTGCATCACCAGTTCGAGAAACTCGCCCGGCTCCAGGCGGTACCGGCGCGGGATCCGCAGCGCCACGCTGCCCCCCGCGTCCGACACCGCCCGCCCGCGCGCCGTGTCGCCGGGGTCTCCCGGGCCCTTCGGGAAGCGGCTGTTGATCGCCGACACGATCGCCCGCGCCCGCGCGTGGCTGTTGCTGTCGAGCACCAGTTCCACCGAGAACGGCTGCGTCACCGAGCCCCCGCCGAGCACGCGTCCCGCCGTCCGCGTCACGCCGTCGGCCCCGCTCGGACGATCTTCCGCGAACGGATTGATGAAGATCGGCCCGCGCGCCGTGGCGATGGGCCTGGCCTGCACCGCGCCGAACACCGCCGGGTCGCCCAGGCGCAGTTCGGTCGTCCAGAGCGTGCCGCCCTCGAGGCTCGTGGCGTTCATGGCGCGCACGACGACGTCGAACGACGAGTTCGCGGGCGAGCCGGGCGGGATCGCCGCCTGCACGATCACCACCGCGGTGTTCGGATTGCGCAGCACCTCGGCGGGTGTTTTGCCTTCCAGGGCCGTTCCGCGGAACGCGTCGACGCCGCCGACGCCCATGAGGCTCATCTGGCGCTGCATGGTGGAGGCGACGCTCTCGGGCAGGATGTCCCCGCCCGTGCCATCAAGCCCGACGACCAGCCCAAACCCCGAGACGAGCACCGGTTGCACGCCCCGCAACTGACCCTCCGCGCCGATCGTCCCGCGCAGCAGCGGGTGCACGTCGCGCGTGATCGCCTCCTGCGTCGGGATCGCCTTGGGGGTCTTGGGAGCGCAGCCGGACAGGCCGGCGGCGATCGCCACGACCACACCCACCGCCGCGTACGCGAGCGCTCGCACCATCGCACAACTCTCCGGGACGCCGAGCGTTGCGGGCGGCGTCGGCCCGCGCACCACTGTACCGAGTCCCGGCGCGCCGGTCGAATCCGTACGCCCGCGCACGCGCGCGTGCCGTCCGCCCGTAACGCCCGTCGCCCAACGCCCTTAACGCCGGCCCCACCCGAACACCGCATTCGCCCGACATCCGCCCGCCACCAACCGCCAACTTCGCCACACCGACCGACAGGCCGATCGGCCGCGCCCGCCCGCGGGCGGGCGATCTTCAACTCGCCGTGCGGACGAGATTTGCGTGCATCCGACAGTTCATCCCCAAAGTTTTGGGGCTCAACCGGCTTGCACACACGATAGGTAGTGGTATGCTCCGGATGTCTTCAACCCGTCCGCGACCGCTCGCGAACGGCGTCTTCGAGAAAATCCGTTCGTTCCGGGCGGACCGTTCCCGAGTTGGGTGGTTCGGACGCCGCGCCGGGCGACGGGAGTTCGGTTCGAGTTTTGTGCGTATCTTGTACGGATGAGTGTGGTGCGCGAACGTGGAAGGGTGGGTGGTTCGGTGGGCGTGCTCTGCGACAGCCAGATCCGAGAGCGAGTGCGGATCGAGCCCTTCGAGGCCGCGGTGAAGCGCCCGGGGCGCATCTCCTACGGCGTGTCGTCGTACGGGTACGACGTCCGCGTGGGCAACCGCTTCAAGATCTTCACCCCCACGCCCCGCACCGGGCAGATCACCGTCGTGGACCCCAAGGCCTTCACCGACGACCTGATGGTCGAGGTCGATTGCGGCGCGCTCGGGCTCGACCACGTGATCATCCCGCCCAACTCCTTCGCGCTGTGCGAGACGGTGGAGTACATCGAGGTTCCGCGCGACGTGCTGGTGATCTGCCTGGGCAAGAGCACCTACGCCCGCTGCGGGCTCATCGTGAACGTCACGCCGCTCGAGCCCGAGTGGCGCGGCAAGGTCACGCTGGAAATCTCCAACACCACGCCCCTGCCGGCCAAGGTCTACGCGAACGAGGGCGTCGCGCAGTTCGTGTTCCTGCAGGCCGAGCAGGTGTGCGAGAAGAGCTACGCCGACAAGGGTGGGAAGTACCAGGACCAGGGTGGATTGACGTTGCCGAAAGTGGATTGAACAGCAGGCATTCGGGATTGGGCATTCGGCATTCGAGGTGGCACATGCGTGGGGCGGGTCATGAGTGCGATCAGATCACACCGAGACTTGCGGGCATGGCAGTTCGCGTACGCCCTGGGTTTGCGGGTGGTGCGAGCGACCCGCACATTTCCGAAGCACGAGATGTTCGCGCTCTCGCTGCAACTGCGAAGGTCTTCGGTATCCGTTCCGTCCAACATCGCGGAGGGCTTCGGACGAGGCAGCCGCGCCGACTACCTGAGGTTTCTCAAGATCGCGCGGGGCAGCTTGTTCGAGGTCGACACGCAACTGAGATTTGCGCTGGACTTGGGATATCTGAAGCCCGCCGGACACGAGAGCCTGCACACCGATTGGAATGAGGTCAGCAAGGTGCTCGCAGGTTTGATCAAGCGTATCGAATCGAATGCCTAATGCCGAATCACGAATGCCGCAGAGCGCATCTGCGTAACGCGGACGACCAGGTCAGGAATCACGCATGAAGATCTCCCGCAAGTTCACCAAGGCCGGCTCCGACCCCTTCGCCTCCGTCGCGTGGGTGAAGCGGTCGAGCCGCATCACCAACCCCGACGGCTCGGTCGTCTTCGAGATGAAGGACGCCGAGGTGCCCGAGACCTGGTCGCAGCTCGCGACCGACATCATGGTCTCGAAGTACTTCCGCAAGGCCGGCGTGCCTCAGGGGGGCGGGCCCAACGGCATCGCCAGCCCGGGCGCCGCCAAGGGTGACGCGACGCTCGGCCCCGAGAAGTCCGCCAAGCAGGTGATCCACCGCCTGGCCGGCTGCTGGCGCCACTGGGGCGAGACGCACGGGTACTTTGATTCCAAGGCCGACGCGCAGGCGTTCTACGACGAACTCGCGTACATGATGGTGCACCAGATGTGCGCGCCCAACAGCCCGCAGTGGTTCAACACCGGGCTGAACTGGGCGTACGCCATCAACGGCCCGGCGCAGGGGCATTGGATCGTCGAGCCCCCTTCTTCGAAAGGCGGGGTTGCTGAGCCGCGCCTCGCCGACGACGCGTACACGCACCCGCAGCCCCACGCCTGCTTCATCCAGAGCGTCTCTGACGATCTGGTGAACGAGGGCGGCATCATGGACCTCTGGGTGCGCGAGGCGCGCCTGTTCAAGTACGGCTCTGGCACGGGCACCAACTTCAGCAACCTCCGGGGCGACGGCGAGAAGCTCTCCGGCGGCGGGCGCTCCAGCGGGCTCATGTCGTGGCTGCGCATCGGCGACCGGGCGGCGAGCGCGATCAAGAGCGGCGGCACCACCCGCCGCGCCGCCAAGATGGTCTGCCTCGACATGGACCACCCCGACATCGAGGACTTCGTGAACTGGAAGGTGCGCGAGGAGATCAAGGTGCAGGCGATGGTGGAGGGGCTGGCGCTGCTGAAGAAGCACGACCCGGACCTCGCCCGCCAGTGCGACGACTTCAAGTTGAAGCTCGACTACGACTTCAACGGCGAGGCGTACCAGACCGTCAGCGGGCAGAACAGCAACAACTCCGTGCGCATCCCCGACGCGTTCTTCGAGGCCCTCGACGCCGACGCGGAGTGGAAGACGTTCTCGCGCACGAGCGGCAAGGTGGCGAAGGTGCTCCGCGCCCGCGACCTGTGGGCGAAGATCGGCTACGCCGCGTGGCGCTGCGCCGATCCGGGCGTGCAGTTCGACACGACCATCAACGCGTGGCACACGTGCCCGGGCGCGGGGCGCATCAACGCGAGCAACCCCTGCTCGGAGTACATGTTCCTCGACAACACCGCGTGCAACCTGGCGTCGCTGAACGTGCTGAAGTTCTACGACTCCACGGCACGCACCTTCGACGTCGAGCGGTTCGAGCACGCGACGGACATCTGGACGGTCGTGCTGGAGATCAGCGTGCTGATGGCGGCGTTCCCCAGCCGCGAGATCGCCGAGTTGTCGTACAAGTACCGCACGCTGGGCCTGGGGTACGCGAACCTGGGCGCGATGCTGATGCAGGCCGGCATCCCGTACGACAGCGAGACCGGGCGGGCCGTGTGCGCGTGCCTCACCGCGATCCTCACCGGGCGCTCGTACCGCATGTCGGCCGAGCTCGCCCGGCAGATGGGGCCCTTCCCCGGCTACGCCCCCGAGCGCGAGACCATGCTCCGCGTGATCCGCAACCACCGGCGGGCGGCCCACGGCGTGGCGCGCGACAGCGCCGAGTGGGAAGGCCTCCACCCGGCCACCCGCCCCGTGCCCATCGACCACACCCTCGTCCGCGCCGGGGGCGTGCCGATCGCCAACGCCGGTGCCCTGCTCGACCGCGCCGTCGCCGCGTGGGACGACGCGCTCACGCTCGGCGAGAAGCACGGCTACCGCAACGCGCAGACCACCGTCATCGCGCCCACCGGCACCATCGGCCTGCTCATGGACTGCGACACCACCGGCGTCGAGCCCGACTTCGCCCTCGTCAAGTTCAAGAAGCTCGCCGGAGGCGGGTACTTCAAGATCGCCAACGAGAGCGTCCGCCCGGCCCTCAAGGCCCTCGGCTACTCCGACACGCACGTGCGCGAGATCATGGCGTACCTGCTCGGCGAACTCTCGCTCGAGGTTCCCGTGCCGGGGCGCTCGCCCGCGCAGACCCTCGGGGGCATGCTCAAGGCGCGCGGCGTGTCGGACGCCGACCTCAAGGCCATCTCCGACCAACTGCCGGGCGTGTTCGAGCTCTCGTTCGCGTTCGCCGGGTGGGCGGTGCCCGCGGGGGCGCTGGCGGCGTGCGGGGTCTCGCCCGCCGAGGCCGCCAGCCCGTCGTTCAACCTGCTCTCGCACCTGGGGCTGACGCGCGAGCAGATCGAGTCGCTGAACACGGTGATCTGCGGCACGTCGACGCTCGAGGGTGCGCCGCACCTGAAGGCGGCGCACGTCCCGGTGTTCGACTGCGCGAACAAGTGCGGGAAGCTGGGGCGCCGGTTCATCGCGCCCGAGGGGCACATCCGCATGATGGCCGCGGCCCAGCCGTTCATCAGCGGGGCCATCAGCAAGACGATCAACCTGCCCAACGACGCGAGCGTCGACGACATCACGGCGTGCTACCGGCTGTCGTGGGAACTGGGCCTCAAGGCCAACGCGCTGTACCGCGACGGGTGCAAGCTCAGCCAGCCGCTCTCCGCCACGGCCGACGAGGCGAAGAAGGAATCCGGCGCGGAGAACCCCGCGGGAAAAGAGCCCGCGCAGAAGGAACCCGCCCCGGTCCCGGCGGCGGAGAAGACCTCGGCCCCGCCTGCGCCTGCGGCGATTGAGCGCGCGGCGCCCGTCCGGGCCGTGCGCCGGCGCCTGCCCGATACCCGCAGCAGCATCACGCACAAGTTCAACATCGCCGGGCACGAGGGGTACCTGACGGTGGGGCTCTACGAGGACGGGCAGCCGGGCGAGTTGTTCATCACGATGAGCAAGGAAGGCTCGACCATCGGCGGGCTGATGGACTCGCTGGGCACCGCGACGAGCGTCGCGCTGCAGTACGGCGTGCCGGTGTCGAGCCTGGTGTCGAAGTTCAGCCACCAGCGGTTCGAGCCCGCGGGCATGACGGAGAACGTCGACATCCCCTTCGCCAAGAGCCTGGTGGACTACATCTTCCGGTGGATGGGCATGCAGTTCGTGCCCGGGTATCGCGAGACGCACGCGCCGCAGCGCACGCGCCACGACGCGACCCCGCACGGCGTGCCGGTCGCGCTCCCGGGCGTCGCCCCGGGCGGGATCGAGCCGGCCCGCCCGGCCCGCGGGGTGATCTCCGAGAGCGTCGAGCAGCACACGGAAGTGAAGGTGGTGGTGACGGGGCGCGACGGCGCGAGCATGTCCGCGTCGGCGATGCTGTCGGACTACATGGACCGCGTGAGCGACGCGCCCGCGTGCGACGTGTGCGGGAACGTCACGGTGCGCAGCGGCACGTGCTACAAGTGCCTCAACTGCGGGAACAGCATGGGGTGCAGCTAAGCGGGCGCGCCGGCGGGCGGCGTCCCCACCGCCCCGCAGGATGCCGGCGCCGACGAAGGAGGCTGCGCGACGGGGCGAGGAACGCTCCGCTCGCGTGTCGGGAGCACGGGCCGGCGGTACGGAAACCGCCGGCGGGCCGAGTCGAGGATTGACGACGCCCCGCGCCGACTCCGACGGATGGCTAGAGGCGTCCCGGCCTTCGCGAGCGATCGTGGAGGGTCGGGGAAGCACGGAACACCCGCCCGCGGGCAGCCGCGAGCACGCCAGGAGGCCAGTTGTCAGAGGGATACCCCGAACGCGGCATTGGTCCGAGAACCCTGCGCCGCCTCTTTCGTCAGCGTCGGACCCACCCATGCGGAGCCGAGGAGTGCCGTCCACCCCGGCCAGACCCCCTCTGAGGGGCATTCGGCTCCGCGACTCACGACCCCCGGGGAACCACCGCCCCGGGGGTTCTTTGTTTCAAGCAACGAACGGATGCGGAACAGTCTCGGCAAGTTGTCTCTTGATAACCACTTGATGAGGACTTCGTGAACCGTCGAACCGAGGGGTGGCGGAACGCGGAACGGAACTGCAAAAGACAAGGCAATCCGCGAAAAAATCGTGCAAGTCGAGGAAAGACCCTTGACATGGGTCCTTGAACTCGCGAAACTTGCTCCGGAGTAAGAGGACCTGCCGAGAGAGGCAGCGTGCAATCCGCGGGAGCGGACTGCACAAGGAGGAGATGAGGCCATGCGTACGAATGTGATTTCGAGCGCCGTCATTGCTTGCGTCGGGCTCTCGGCGTCGGTGGCGAACGCGGACGTGGTGCTTGTGTCGATGCGGTACGACTCGCTCGCGGGTTCGTACTCGACCGCGACGCAGGAGTTCCGGGCGCGTGCGGCCGACTCTGCGATGCTGCGTTCGACGGGCGCGGTCTCGCGTCTGGTTTCTCCGGCGGGCACCGCCACGTTCCAGGCGGGCTTCGTGAGCGGCGGTGATCCGGCCGACTTCGACATCCGCATCCCCTCGATCCCGACCGGCAACCCGAACGTCCGACTGGGCGTGAACGGCCTGTTCGTCGCGACGGACGTGAACGGCGACACGATCTCGGGTCGCGTTGATGGTCGCTGGGTGAACGGCGGCCCCGGGTTCATCTTCTTCAACGGCACGCTGACCGAGGTCGTGGTGACCCCCGCCGGCGGCGATGTCGCGAACTCGACGTTCGACGGCTCGGCCGCGGGCGCCTGGGGCTTTGATCTCCCGGCCGCGTCCCCGTACGAGGGCGCGATCGTGCAGCTCGTCTTCGGTGCGCCGTCGTTCTTCACGGCGGACTTCGCGGACCGTGCGACGGGCGTGACCGCCCAGCTCATTCCCTCGACCGGCGCGCTGGCGCTGCTCGGCGTGGGCGGGCTGGTGATGGGCCGCCGCCGCCGCTAAGCACGGCTGAACGGACCAAACTCCGAAGCCACGGGGCGACATGGCACCGTGGCTTTTTTTACGAGACAGGTGTTGAAGCAAGCGAGACTGAGGTTGGCGACGGTGTTCGGTGTGTGTGCGGCAAAGTGTGTGTGGTAATTTTCTTGACGCCGTCGCGAACCTGTGTCATACTGAAGCACATGGGGTCGAGCCCCCGAGAGAGAGATAGACCGATCCGGGAGGATCGTTCGTAGGAACTGGAGGAGAAGAGATATGCGTACCCGTAGCCTTGTTGTCGCTGTTGCCGGGACCGTCTGCGCCATGAGCGCGGTCGCCTCGGGTCAGGTCATCGCGTCCGCCACGTACTTCGACCTTCGCGGCTCGTGGGACGGCACTCTCTTCCGCGCCAACGCGGAGGCGCTCCCCGGCATGAACTCGAGCGGCTCGATCGCCCGCACGGTCGCCCCGATCGGCACCGCCGATTTCGAGCCCGGCTTCGTCGCTGGTGCGAGCCCCGCTGACTTCCGCCTCACGCTCGACTTCGTCGGCATGGGCCCCGGCGTCGGCAGCGGCACGGGCTCGTTCATCGTCACCGACGCGGACGGCGACACCGTCAGCGGCAACATCTCGGGCACCTGGATCGACGGCGGCTCGCAGGTGTTCTTCAACGGTGCGATGTCCAACGTCGTCTTCACCGGCACCTCGTTCGACGGCACGTCGTCGGGCTCGTTCAGCACGCTCTTCGGCGGCTCGGGCGTCTACGACGGCGCTGTGACGCAGCTCTTCCTCTCGCCCCCCGGCAACTTCTTCGCCACCCCGTTCGACATGGTCTCGACGGGCGCCACCATGCAGATCCTCCCCGCCCCGGGCGCTGCCGCCCTGCTGGGCCTGGGCGGCCTCGTCGTCGCCCGCCGCCGCCGCTGATCGGCACGGCTGACTCCGGTTTCCGATCAACGCCCCGGCTTCGCGCCGGGGCGTTGTCTTTTCCCGCACGCGGCGACCCGCCTCGCGTGCACCGGGTTGAAACGCGGCCGTCCGCACCATCACAGCGACGGCCCTCGTCGCGTGTCACGGATCGCACGTCTCGGATGCGTCGCGACGGGCGATGGGCAACCTGCGATGGCGGCACTTCAGGGCGTCGGCGATTCCAACGCCGCCCGGCCCGGCGGCATCGCGAACCGCTCGCGCGTCGTGCAGTAGTTGAACCCGCCCATGCGTCCGATGGCGTCGATGATGCCCGGGTCGAGGTGGTGCCGCTCGTTGATGGCGTCGTCGCGCACGTGCACCTGCACGACCTCGCCGAGCAGGACGTTCCCGCCCGCGGGCGCGCCGGGGTTCGTGCGGATGATCTGGCGCGTGACGCACTCGAACGAAACGACAGATTCGGCCACGCGGGGCGGCGCGACGCGCCGGCTCGGAGCCGGCGTGAGCCCGGAGAGGTCGAACTCGCTGTCGCCGTAGGGCAGGGGCTCGGCGCACGCGGCCATGCGCCGGGCCCACGCGTGCGAGACGATGTTTGCGACAAACTCGCCGGTGCCGCCCTCGCTCGCGGGCTTGGCGTTGCGCAGGGTGTCCTTCTCCGAGCCGTCGGCGTTGTTGGCCGGGCAGACGAGCAGGGTCATCGGGTTCGAGCCGACGCCGGCGAAGAAGGAGAAGGGCGCGAGGTTGGTGCGTCCATCGGGCGAGATCGTCGCGACCAGGGCGATCGGGCGCGGCACGATGGCGCCGATGAGGAGCTTGTAGCGGTCTTCGGCCGCGAGCGCCGCGGGATCGAGGTGCATGGGCGCATCGTAGTGTGATGCGCGTACCGTTCGACATGCCCGATCGAGTCGTTGGCTGGGCGGCGTTACTCGCGCGGTGGACGGACTTCGCCCGGTCGGCGGCGGCGTTGCCGAAGGAGGGCGAGGGCGGGCGGCTGCGCGAGGCGGTGGCGTCGATCATCGCGTTGCAGGCCGTGTTCCACGCGCTGGGCGAGATTGATTCGCTCGCGCCCGACGAGTACGCGGTGGCGCAGGACCGGGGCGAGGTGCTGATCCGCGAGCACGCCGGGGCGGTGCACGCGATCTGGCGGGGCGAGGAGATGCCGGCGGGCGTGCGGGAGATCATCGACGACGCGCGGGCGGCGTTGGAACGCACGCGGACGGCGGGCGTCGAGTGGGTGGTCGCGGGCGCGACGCTGCGGGGCGAGCACCCGGCGGAGTTGGTCTCGGGATTGATCGCGGCGGGGTTCGGGGGCGACCTGTACGTGCCCGCGGCGGGGGTGGTGCTGTCGCGCGGGTGCCCGGCGGGGTTCATGCGGGAGAAGACGGGGGCCGCCCCGACCGAGGAGGCGTGCGACGCGGTGGGGGAGTTCCTGGGCGAGGTAGACGGCCCGTCGCGGGTGTGGGAGATGCGGCAGGCGTACCGGCAGTGGGACTTTGGGGCCGGGCGGGTGGTGCGAGACTACGTGGTGCCGATGTCGGCGGAGCTGCCGGGCGGGCAGCCGCTGCTGGTGCCGGCGATCGTGGGCGGGGAGGCGAGGCCGGTGGCGATGCCGATCCGCGGGGCGGACGCGCCGCCGCCGAAACTGGAGTTTGCGGGCGACGCGCGGGGCGAGGATCGCGGGCGCTAGTATTGGCCCTTTGGTGCGGGTGAAGCCCGCGAAAGGACTTGATCGATGATGCGTCGGGCGAAGATCAGCGTGATCGGGGCGGGGAACATCGGTGGCGAGTGCGCGCGGTCGATCGCGATGAAGGAACTGGGTGATGTCGTGCTGGTCGACATCCCGAACAAGGACAAGCCCGAACTGCACATGCCGCGGGGCAAGGCGCTGGACCTGGCGTGCTGCGGTCCGGTGGAGAACTTTGACGCGAAGATCACGGGGACGTTCGAGTACGCGGACATCGCGGGGTCGGACGTGGTGATCGTGACGGCGGGCGTGCCGCGCAAGCCCGGGCAGAGCCGCGATGACCTGGTGGCGATCAACGCGGGGATCGTGAAGAACGTGGCGCAGCAGATCAAGCAGCACGCGCCCAACGCGATCGTGATCGTGGTGAGCAACCCGCTGGACGCGATGGTGTACGTGATGTGGAAGGTGACGGGGTTCCCGGCGTCGCGGGTGCTGGGGCAGGCGGGCGCGCTGGACGTGGCGCGGTACAAGGCGTTCCTGGCGATGGAGCTGGGCGTGAGCGTCGAGGACATCCAGGGGCTGCTGCTGGGCGGGCACGGCGACGACATGGTCCCGCTGCCGCGCCTGACGAGCGTGAACGGGATTCCCGTGAGCGACCTGCTGCCGGCGGAGAAGATCCAGGCGTGCGTGGAGCGCGCGAAGGTCGGCGGCGGCGAGGTGGTGAAGCTGATGGGCACGAGCGCGTGGTACGCGCCCAGCGCCGGGACGATCGAGATGGTCGAGGCGATCGTGCGCGACAAGAAGCGCGTGATCCCGTGCGCGGCGTACTGCGAGCGGGAGTTCGGCGTCGCGGCGATGAACGGGGGCAAGGGCCTGTTCGTCGGCGTGCCGTGCGTGCTGGGGGCCAAGGGCGTAGAGAAGGTGCTGACGTTCTCGATGAACGAGACGGAGCAGAAGTCGATGCACGAGTCGATCAGCCATGTGAAGGACCTGATCGGCGCGACGGTGAAGCTCTTCCCCGACCTGGCGTAGGCCGGCGTGCGGAAGCGGCCCGGATCGCGGCGGGAATGTTCGGCGGATCGACACGCGCAGCAGAGGCGGACACACGAGGGACCAGAAATGAAGCGAAGCTACCTGGTGTTGGCGGCGGTGCTCTTGCAGGGCGGGGCGGCGTGGGCGCAGGACGGCGCGCAGGGCGTGCCGGAGAAGGCCGTCCGCGAGGTGGAGCGCCTGCTCGCGGAACGGGAGAAGGCGGCCCGGGCCCCGGTGTGGACGGACCCGGAGTTCGAGGCCATCGCGGGCATGCTCCACGGATCGTGGATCTCCGACAGTGCGGTGAGCACGGTCGGCGAGGGCGATGCGAAGTCGCAGGTCATCGCGAGCTTCGCGCCGGTGCGCGTGGAGGGCGTGCCGAACGCCATGTACTGCGAAGTGGTGCGGGCCGACGCGCCGCGCGTTCCCTACCGCCAGACGGTGCTCTCGTTCGCCCGGGTCGGCGGCAAAGTCCGCATGACCACCCACGAGTTCCGGCGCAGCGGTGGGCTGCTGCCCAGCGCGTACTGGACGTGGGCGGCCCCGGAGACGTTCCCGCGCGTGACGCCCGACGACCTGGTCGCCACGATGATGGTCGACCTCACCGGCTCGGCCGGACGCT encodes:
- the dcd gene encoding dCTP deaminase, producing MGVLCDSQIRERVRIEPFEAAVKRPGRISYGVSSYGYDVRVGNRFKIFTPTPRTGQITVVDPKAFTDDLMVEVDCGALGLDHVIIPPNSFALCETVEYIEVPRDVLVICLGKSTYARCGLIVNVTPLEPEWRGKVTLEISNTTPLPAKVYANEGVAQFVFLQAEQVCEKSYADKGGKYQDQGGLTLPKVD
- a CDS encoding flavin reductase family protein, encoding MHLDPAALAAEDRYKLLIGAIVPRPIALVATISPDGRTNLAPFSFFAGVGSNPMTLLVCPANNADGSEKDTLRNAKPASEGGTGEFVANIVSHAWARRMAACAEPLPYGDSEFDLSGLTPAPSRRVAPPRVAESVVSFECVTRQIIRTNPGAPAGGNVLLGEVVQVHVRDDAINERHHLDPGIIDAIGRMGGFNYCTTRERFAMPPGRAALESPTP
- a CDS encoding adenosylcobalamin-dependent ribonucleoside-diphosphate reductase — protein: MKISRKFTKAGSDPFASVAWVKRSSRITNPDGSVVFEMKDAEVPETWSQLATDIMVSKYFRKAGVPQGGGPNGIASPGAAKGDATLGPEKSAKQVIHRLAGCWRHWGETHGYFDSKADAQAFYDELAYMMVHQMCAPNSPQWFNTGLNWAYAINGPAQGHWIVEPPSSKGGVAEPRLADDAYTHPQPHACFIQSVSDDLVNEGGIMDLWVREARLFKYGSGTGTNFSNLRGDGEKLSGGGRSSGLMSWLRIGDRAASAIKSGGTTRRAAKMVCLDMDHPDIEDFVNWKVREEIKVQAMVEGLALLKKHDPDLARQCDDFKLKLDYDFNGEAYQTVSGQNSNNSVRIPDAFFEALDADAEWKTFSRTSGKVAKVLRARDLWAKIGYAAWRCADPGVQFDTTINAWHTCPGAGRINASNPCSEYMFLDNTACNLASLNVLKFYDSTARTFDVERFEHATDIWTVVLEISVLMAAFPSREIAELSYKYRTLGLGYANLGAMLMQAGIPYDSETGRAVCACLTAILTGRSYRMSAELARQMGPFPGYAPERETMLRVIRNHRRAAHGVARDSAEWEGLHPATRPVPIDHTLVRAGGVPIANAGALLDRAVAAWDDALTLGEKHGYRNAQTTVIAPTGTIGLLMDCDTTGVEPDFALVKFKKLAGGGYFKIANESVRPALKALGYSDTHVREIMAYLLGELSLEVPVPGRSPAQTLGGMLKARGVSDADLKAISDQLPGVFELSFAFAGWAVPAGALAACGVSPAEAASPSFNLLSHLGLTREQIESLNTVICGTSTLEGAPHLKAAHVPVFDCANKCGKLGRRFIAPEGHIRMMAAAQPFISGAISKTINLPNDASVDDITACYRLSWELGLKANALYRDGCKLSQPLSATADEAKKESGAENPAGKEPAQKEPAPVPAAEKTSAPPAPAAIERAAPVRAVRRRLPDTRSSITHKFNIAGHEGYLTVGLYEDGQPGELFITMSKEGSTIGGLMDSLGTATSVALQYGVPVSSLVSKFSHQRFEPAGMTENVDIPFAKSLVDYIFRWMGMQFVPGYRETHAPQRTRHDATPHGVPVALPGVAPGGIEPARPARGVISESVEQHTEVKVVVTGRDGASMSASAMLSDYMDRVSDAPACDVCGNVTVRSGTCYKCLNCGNSMGCS
- a CDS encoding flagellar basal body P-ring protein FlgI, encoding MVRALAYAAVGVVVAIAAGLSGCAPKTPKAIPTQEAITRDVHPLLRGTIGAEGQLRGVQPVLVSGFGLVVGLDGTGGDILPESVASTMQRQMSLMGVGGVDAFRGTALEGKTPAEVLRNPNTAVVIVQAAIPPGSPANSSFDVVVRAMNATSLEGGTLWTTELRLGDPAVFGAVQARPIATARGPIFINPFAEDRPSGADGVTRTAGRVLGGGSVTQPFSVELVLDSNSHARARAIVSAINSRFPKGPGDPGDTARGRAVSDAGGSVALRIPRRYRLEPGEFLELVMHLPIDGSFPEEQARRLVQGVQAEPALAEEVSWCLEAIGSRGLPFVRQLYEHPDLAPRMAGLRAGARLNDSLASEPLRDIARTGTGRVRTRAIELLGELDGGPRVDMALRDLLSEPALEVRVAAYEALVERASREQTARLAALLESNPDAPRISPTRLEVLGRARWARRNVQGIRREIVGESFILDIVPFGEPLVYVTQVGFPRIVVFGEDRAILRPSLVSASDDRLLITAEPGATSVRVRYVGSDGVSVRTGETPADIVSLVQFLATSPRDLSGTPGLGMTYSDVVGALAAMSAKGGVRAAFATQADKLKADLLAASTSQDMLERPDRPGDEPIVLHESPTAVRTEVPGSEPPPRIVPIVPPAKK
- the mdh gene encoding malate dehydrogenase; this translates as MRRAKISVIGAGNIGGECARSIAMKELGDVVLVDIPNKDKPELHMPRGKALDLACCGPVENFDAKITGTFEYADIAGSDVVIVTAGVPRKPGQSRDDLVAINAGIVKNVAQQIKQHAPNAIVIVVSNPLDAMVYVMWKVTGFPASRVLGQAGALDVARYKAFLAMELGVSVEDIQGLLLGGHGDDMVPLPRLTSVNGIPVSDLLPAEKIQACVERAKVGGGEVVKLMGTSAWYAPSAGTIEMVEAIVRDKKRVIPCAAYCEREFGVAAMNGGKGLFVGVPCVLGAKGVEKVLTFSMNETEQKSMHESISHVKDLIGATVKLFPDLA
- a CDS encoding four helix bundle protein, which codes for MSAIRSHRDLRAWQFAYALGLRVVRATRTFPKHEMFALSLQLRRSSVSVPSNIAEGFGRGSRADYLRFLKIARGSLFEVDTQLRFALDLGYLKPAGHESLHTDWNEVSKVLAGLIKRIESNA